gcctttttcattAGGGTTTCCTTGAAAAAGCACATGTCAGTTTAATTTCCTTATTTGGATTTTTTTAGCACCTAAATTTCTAGGGTTCTCTTTGTTGGAAACATGTATGAGTTCTACTTTTCACTCACACAAAAAGATATAAAAGGATTGAAAACTTTGAAAAGAATATGTAAATCTTGAATTCAAAACCGAGAAAATCTTCATCATTCAACAAGAAGTGGATAAcgattatatatgtatataaatgtGCATGTGATTTGATTTTGCTACATATGTTATTTGATGTATCAGAATATGATGGGAGGTGGAAATGGAGCTCTATCAGTTCCACCAGGATTCAGATTCCATCCAACAGATGAAGAATTACTGTTTTATTACCTCAAGAAGAAGGTTTCCTTTGAACCTATTGACTTTGATGTTATTCGAGAAGTCGATCTCAACAAACTCGAGCCATGGGACCTCAAAGGTTAGCATTTCTTTCTTTACTTATTCATTTACTCTCTGCATATATCATGTTTAATCATAGATGATAATATTGAATAGTATTTCCTTGCTTTCTCTGATAGATTTGATTTGCTGGTCAAAGTATGTAAATGTAGAATAATTAAACTTGAACATGGACTTATTTCTAATGTTTATTGCTTTAATTAATCACGTTGGGAGAATAAGAACATTAGCAAGAATAATTAAGTTTGCCAGATTAATTAGTTACTAAACGATCTTGATGAATCCTAGAATGTATAAAAGTAGACAGGGAGCAAAATCAATTTATGACTTCCATGGCAAAATAAAGTGGAAAAAGTCACTGGATCCCATAAACtcacaattattttatttccatggAGTTCGTATAGTACTAATCATATCTTAAAACTACATAAGATTAATGTGATTTAGAATTTGAATCTATTGAGGAAAATGTTGACTGAAAATTTCTCAAAAGCATCCTATGACACTTGTGAATATGCGATGCACTATACTtctgagtttataaaattaCAACAACAATGAATTCCATTAagcaaattataaattaatcttTAAAATTTGTTGGCTAGTCTTGATTATagatatgaatttttatatttaatagatAGATATTTGAGTGGAAATATCCTTGTTAATATATGCATATGGGTGCAAAAAATTAACTTGATTTTAAATATATGGATTGGCAGAGAAATGTAGGATCGGGTCGGGTCCACAAAACGATTGGTACTTGTTCAGCCACAAGGACAAAAAGTACCCGACCGGGACACGTACGAACCGCGCCACAGCCGCCGGTTTCTGGAAGGCCACCGGCAGAGACAAGCCAATCCACATGACCAGCTCAGCTAGATCGGTCGGGATGAggaaaaccctagtcttctacaCGGGCCGGGCCCCTCACGGCCACAAGACCGATTGGATCATGCATGAATACCGCCTACACGACCACAACACTCCTCACCAAATCCAAGTACGTATTCATAAAACTTTCATCTTAAAATCAATCAAGTGATGATCCGTACAATAGTTCATGCTCGCTCTGTCCCAGAAAGTTCATCCCATATTCCATTTCTGTCCATCTTATAGAATTTGTCACATTTCTCTTTTTTGGCAGTGAGCCACACGTTCCATTTACGCATTTTCACCTAGAATTTTATCAtgttccactaatttttttcaacCTATTTTCTATTACAATTTTTAAAACACATGTCAGGTCAAAATTGACAAATTTTGCGAGAAGAATAGAGTATAAGTATTTGTTTGTTTCATTTGTCAACACGCACAcgttataattaattaattgtacaTTATGGAGGACAGGAGGATGGATGGGTGATCTGTAGGGTTTTCAAGAAGAAAAACCTGACCCGAGGCCGAGGGTTCCACCCGGACCCGGACCCGGACCAGGTCGAGCACGAAGAGCCGATGGTACCTTTCCATTCGGACGCATTAAATGGTTGTACCTTGCAGCAACACACCCACAATCTCACATTCAACAACTCAATGCATCTCCCCCAATTATTCAGCCCAGAACAAGCCACAGCTCCCTCCTCGTTCGCACCATCCGGGCCGGGCGGGCCTTCGTTCATTCAGCAGCCCGGCGACTGGTCGTTTCTGGACAAGCTGCTCAACACGGACCACATTAGCAAAGCCCATCATTTTGGGCACGTGGCCGATATGGTTCCGGTGAGCCACCGGGTTTCGTTTCCCTATCACGGGCTCGAGCACGATTTCTCCAAGTTTCCCAAGTAGGCGGATTTGTTGGATCAAACGTTGTCGTATGTTGTGATGATGCGTGTTAGATTGATAAATGATAGTATGATTCTCAGTTTTTTATCGTCTAATGCATGTCTTTCGTATCTATGGAATTATATATACTGACTGATGATGCCTAGTTAATTACTTTCTTTTGAAGGCATAAAGATGCTTTTTTTTATTAGCTAAAATATTGCTAATTGATTTTAGTGGAGATATCAAATCTTTGAAATAGTATATATGATATAGAAATATAATTCAACGGTTAAAGTATAAATTTTTGACATATTTGTATCTTATCACAACATTTAAAATAATGCCGTCATTTTGTTTGTTACAAAATTAACACTTTTCATATTCCTTATGTCCATAAATAGTTacatatgtagatgacatggattttaatatgaattagtaaaatattagagaaaaaatagatatagtagaagaaaataaaagatgGTAAGAAAGTTTCCACATATAGAAACAATGCTGTGGATAGTAGATAGTATTATTTCTCAAGTAAGAATTAATTAAGGTAAAAAGTGTTGTAGGGCCTCTAAATAGGTTATAGAATGAAAGGTCTAAGAAATATGATTATGAATAGCCTATATCCTTCACCCCGAGAAATAAGATAATATTAAGATGAACAAATGCATAAGCTGGAATATACTATTATTACATCAGCTTAGACAGTGGTtgtgttaaaacttaaaaaccTAGCAACAAAACTGATTAACTGAAAGTCATTTCGAGGAGATGAGATCCTCTATTTCCCTACCCATCTCACTAATTCAAGGTAAGCTTGATCAATTATCAAACTCTACTTCCTATCTCCTATTGTTACAATcgtatttttcaattaatttgagATAAATAACATTGTCCAATTCAGTGAGAGTAACACAACAATAAGACTTAGAAGTACTCAAACTCAACATATGAAGAATCAGAAGAGCTTGTTTTGTTCTTGTCCTGTCCCATCTCCGGAGCCTTTTTGTCTGTAGATTGCTTTGCATCCTTACTGGCAAACTGCCCAAAGTCCACCGGGTCCGGAACATACGGTGGCGCTCCGCTTCTCACCAGAGCCCAATTCACCCCTTCGAAGAAAGGATGCTGCTTGATCTCGGTGGCGCCCCTCTTGTACGCGATCCTCTTCTGCGGTTCCTTCACCAACAGCCCCTTTATGAGGTCCTTTGCTGTTGCACTCGCCTGCGAACCATCCGGGAACTTCAGCGCCTGCCCCACCACATTGAACAGCGTCGCGCGGTTCCCATCCCCCTTGAAAGGCGTTGTCCCGTGCAGGAGCTCATACAAGAATATCCCAAAAGTCCACCAATCCACTGCACTCCCATGCCCCTCTCCCCGGATGATCTCCGGAGCTAGATACTCGTGCGTCCCCACAAAAGACATGGAGCGTACGTTCGTTGGCTCTGCCATCAGCTCAGGGAGTCCATTCATGTTGTTCCCCAGCCCAAAGTCTGATTTTGATTTGCGGTTCTTCTTAGGCAGGAGGCGCGGGAAGAAGGACGAGGGCTGAGCACTGCCACGCACAGCGTTCTCATCGTTCAAGATGCTGCCATTAGCAGCAGCATCTGCGGTGCTCGCGTCATGAGTGGATGAGGACTTCACCAGAGTGGGAGAGACAGAGCAGCGGAGCGAGAGGTCAAAGTCGGATAGCATGATGTGGCCCTCTTCTCTCACAAGCACATTCTCTGGCTTTAGATCCCTGTAAACGATTCCCAGCATATGCAGATACTCGAGCGCCAACAGCACCTCTGATGCGTAAAATCTGCACAAACACTAATTTTCCAATACACATTTTGATAGAGAGCATATAAAGTAGGAAGTTGAAACACAACCTAGCAGCATCCTCTGTGAAATGCTTGGCGGGCTGCTTCTGCCTAAGAGAATGAAGGTTGCCTCCACTGCAGAACTCCATCACCAAGCAATAGAACTTCTCCGTCTCAAAGTACGTATACAAGGTGGGTAAAAAGGGGTGGTCGAGAAGGCCAAGAATCTCCCTCTCCGTTTGAGCCCGAAGCAGTTTGTTTCTACTAGCTAGAGAGCTTTTATCCATAACCTTCATGGCAAAGAAGGAACTCGTCCCTCGCAGTTCAACAAGGTAAACACTCCCAATGTCTCCATACCCAAGTCTCTTGAGCAGTCGAAAGTTGGTCAGACCAAGCGGGGAGTCTTTGGAGGATGACGAAGAGATGGCATCCCAACGAACATCGCCACCGGTGTGGGGCCTGAGAGGCGCACAGGAACCATCCAGACTATCGCTTCGAGCACTAGCGTTCCATCCCTGGCTCATACTCGACTTTGAATTAGGCGACAACGCCATTGTACTAGACTGATTCCCAGGGCCCGGGGCCGCCATTGGGTTCCCATGACCATGACCGTGACAGCTTGGAGGCAAAGTTAGGGATTCACAGGGCACAACACGGCCAGAATGGCCTCCTCTCTTCGCCTTGGGCTCTGAATTCGTCTTCAAACCCTCAGATGGATCATGCTCTGTCTTTTCATCAGAGGGTTTCGTCTGCAATTCAACCATAAATCATTCAAATCTACACTGAAATGCAGTTTTTGCCAGCCATCTAATATGCAGATATGCTTCAtccaaaaatgaatttaaatcaGGTATACAATAAACAGTAAAAACATCAAATACATTCATCTCTTTCCAAATCCTCAAAATTCAACATAGCTAAAGTCATTATATGATCAAAATAGATGTATTGTGGAGTATATACTAACCTCATTCATGTTTCCGCCTTGGGATCAAGGGATACTGCAGCTTTCTTTGCACGGACAAAAATCTGAAAACAAAAAACAGAGCCAAAAAATCGATTTATTCTGGTTAGTTATACATGAGCAGATTATGATCCTCTATTCATGCAATTTGAAACCGCAATCCCTAACAAATTGCAATATCTAACGTGAAAACCCATACCTCTTCAATAACTTGCGCCAATTAATCAACTTACTAAATGATAATTCGACAATCAATTTCGTCGGATTAAACGTCGTTTTAAGAAACTCCTTTTGCTCTAATCGTGATGGATTGTGGTTTTCGCGATTAAAGCGGTTGTTGTGGACAACAATCTGGGGACTTGAAAAGAGGAGGAGATTAAGGTCGAATAAAAACGAAATATCCATTTATATGTGATCTGAAGAAATTGCTTAAATTtggagagagatgaagagagggaAAGGAGAGCAGCGGTGAGGGAAGGATTGAGGGATACGGGAGAATCGCCGCTTCAATCTCCGAAATAGTGGTGGGAAATAATTCTTCATATTCTCGTTTCAGCCCCATTTCTTTCCCGGAGTCCATTTCCGCTCCTTGTATTTTGAATATTGCTGTTTCGGAGTCcttatctttttttcttcttcttattaTTTGCGAAAATTGAAATTCTAGTACATGAATAAAGATTTTTTTTCCCCAATAATGATTACAGTAAGTTGTTTATTTGTAGTAGAGTATATCACAATTACGTACTACTCCTTCTtccctttgtcccattaaaaaataaaatattttcctttttcagttatcccattaaaaataaaatattttttttataatagaaacAACCTCATATCTACTTTCTTCtcccttttactttactctctctttattaacttacaaaataacactatataaaatttcgtgtaaaaaaaatatttcatatttattaagACATGGGGTATAATATATTGGAAATAGTTCAATAGTAATCTTATAAGAAGTACTACTTATGTCTCACTCAAGATGTACACATTGTTAAATGACACGAGATTAATGAAGATTTGTTAGATAGAGtaagtagagaaaaaaagtagttgaatattttaatgaagagagaaaagaaagagatttatattcaaatataaaaagatGAACATTTGGAgtgtgacaaactaaaaaggaaatgtgaatATCTTGAGTAAGATAGGAGAGTACTATTTTATTGTTTACATTATGTTTGAGTGATCGATTATTAGTaccaattttattattaaaagatCTATCGTAACATGTGATtagaagtatttttttaatataatatgaatGACTCATATAGGAGTGCTTTTTCTAGATTATAAATTCCAaattttccaaatattttccattagatattttattcaaatgtcctcacaaaatttaaatttgcgTAGAAAAGATTCAAACAGTAAATTTAGGATCCAGACCATATTAATTTGTCGATGAAACAATTTTAGCAATATTAAGCTTATTACAGAATTCATTGAGAAAAATATTTGTATACGTTTGTTATAACTAAATACCatgtatttttatataaattccaCCCAATTTCATTAAAATGCCACTCATCAGTGGAATATGCCATGTAATTGTCATCTTACGAAAAAGGAATGTCAGGATGATATGATCAGGGAAGCCGTGCATCAATTATTTCATATATAGCTGGATTCAACCAGTGATTAGCCTATCGAGATGATGTCTAAACGCTTTGAAAAAGCCACCaatatcttcttcttcaaaaGATCTTCGCGCGAGTATCTTACACGCCTCAATCAGAGTCTGGTAGATGGAGTTATGACCATTTTACGAAAGCTGCGCAGTGCAGAAAAGTGCCACCTGGACGTATGACTTTCAGCCACCAAAAGCC
This DNA window, taken from Salvia splendens isolate huo1 chromosome 18, SspV2, whole genome shotgun sequence, encodes the following:
- the LOC121777300 gene encoding serine/threonine-protein kinase AGC1-7-like, which produces MNETKPSDEKTEHDPSEGLKTNSEPKAKRGGHSGRVVPCESLTLPPSCHGHGHGNPMAAPGPGNQSSTMALSPNSKSSMSQGWNASARSDSLDGSCAPLRPHTGGDVRWDAISSSSSKDSPLGLTNFRLLKRLGYGDIGSVYLVELRGTSSFFAMKVMDKSSLASRNKLLRAQTEREILGLLDHPFLPTLYTYFETEKFYCLVMEFCSGGNLHSLRQKQPAKHFTEDAARFYASEVLLALEYLHMLGIVYRDLKPENVLVREEGHIMLSDFDLSLRCSVSPTLVKSSSTHDASTADAAANGSILNDENAVRGSAQPSSFFPRLLPKKNRKSKSDFGLGNNMNGLPELMAEPTNVRSMSFVGTHEYLAPEIIRGEGHGSAVDWWTFGIFLYELLHGTTPFKGDGNRATLFNVVGQALKFPDGSQASATAKDLIKGLLVKEPQKRIAYKRGATEIKQHPFFEGVNWALVRSGAPPYVPDPVDFGQFASKDAKQSTDKKAPEMGQDKNKTSSSDSSYVEFEYF
- the LOC121777023 gene encoding protein SOMBRERO-like — translated: MGGGNGALSVPPGFRFHPTDEELLFYYLKKKVSFEPIDFDVIREVDLNKLEPWDLKEKCRIGSGPQNDWYLFSHKDKKYPTGTRTNRATAAGFWKATGRDKPIHMTSSARSVGMRKTLVFYTGRAPHGHKTDWIMHEYRLHDHNTPHQIQEDGWVICRVFKKKNLTRGRGFHPDPDPDQVEHEEPMVPFHSDALNGCTLQQHTHNLTFNNSMHLPQLFSPEQATAPSSFAPSGPGGPSFIQQPGDWSFLDKLLNTDHISKAHHFGHVADMVPVSHRVSFPYHGLEHDFSKFPK